A single Thermosynechococcus vestitus BP-1 DNA region contains:
- a CDS encoding FHA domain-containing protein, producing the protein MDASANRPDTYVPHLNSPTRSGEQQRGFLRPTELILAAPTPRLLLHSVYMQRSIVLDQLPVWQIGRSKDCDIVLPDRWCSRHHIRIERQGDHRYYLTDLKSMNGTFVGNKRIQAPYILRHGDRITLGESELEYIDLRDVPSPHPYTNHSRESKAQVTVLMTHSSRTQGEMWRELLNSQGLSTIWATSHFELEKIIAHLESLNCNINLLLLDLGMPKTNPYDFCRQYRQRYPQMNVILLSGMRTRVHESECKWAVNQGAMALFGGLPRENLFGELTSITERLQTIAKALGWTYFNPEALTSTLLKLQDAVDTEMSGIVL; encoded by the coding sequence ATGGATGCTTCGGCCAATCGCCCCGACACCTACGTTCCCCACTTAAACTCACCGACTCGCTCCGGTGAACAGCAGCGGGGGTTTCTGCGTCCCACTGAGCTGATTTTAGCGGCACCCACGCCCCGATTATTGTTGCACTCAGTTTACATGCAACGTTCAATTGTCTTGGATCAACTACCTGTTTGGCAAATTGGTCGCAGTAAAGACTGTGATATCGTTTTGCCCGATCGCTGGTGTTCACGGCATCACATTCGCATTGAGCGCCAAGGAGATCATCGTTATTATTTGACTGACCTCAAGAGCATGAACGGGACCTTTGTGGGCAATAAGCGCATCCAGGCTCCCTACATCCTGCGGCATGGGGATCGGATTACCCTTGGTGAGTCAGAGCTAGAATACATTGACCTGCGGGATGTGCCAAGTCCTCACCCCTACACCAACCACTCCCGTGAGAGCAAGGCTCAAGTGACGGTGTTGATGACCCATTCTTCCCGTACCCAAGGGGAAATGTGGCGGGAATTATTGAACTCCCAAGGTCTTTCAACGATTTGGGCAACTTCCCACTTTGAGTTAGAAAAAATCATTGCTCATCTGGAGTCCCTCAACTGCAACATCAACCTCTTGCTCTTGGATTTGGGAATGCCAAAAACTAACCCCTACGATTTTTGTCGGCAGTATCGCCAGCGCTATCCACAAATGAATGTCATTCTCCTCAGTGGCATGCGTACCCGTGTCCATGAATCGGAATGCAAGTGGGCAGTCAATCAAGGTGCGATGGCCCTCTTTGGGGGGTTGCCCCGCGAAAATCTCTTTGGGGAGCTCACAAGCATTACAGAGCGATTACAAACCATTGCCAAAGCCCTGGGGTGGACCTACTTCAATCCTGAAGCCCTTACCAGTACCCTGCTAAAACTGCAAGATGCCGTGGATACGGAGATGTCGGGGATTGTCCTCTAG
- a CDS encoding Dps family protein: protein MSATTTLKEQVLTTLKREQANAVVMYLNYKKYHWLTYGPLFRDLHLLFEEQGSEVFAMIDELAERSLMLDGQPVADPADYLKVATVTPSSGQLTVKQMIEEAIANHELIITEMHQDAEIATEAGDIGTADLYTRLVQTHQKHRWFLKEFLAKGDGLVS from the coding sequence ATGAGTGCAACAACTACGCTGAAAGAACAAGTGCTGACGACGCTAAAACGGGAACAGGCCAATGCAGTGGTCATGTATTTGAACTACAAAAAGTACCATTGGTTGACCTACGGCCCTCTGTTCCGCGATTTACACCTGCTTTTTGAAGAACAGGGGTCAGAGGTTTTTGCCATGATTGATGAACTGGCTGAGCGTAGCCTCATGCTGGATGGTCAACCCGTGGCGGATCCGGCCGACTACCTAAAAGTGGCCACGGTGACGCCCTCCAGCGGCCAGCTCACGGTCAAGCAAATGATCGAGGAGGCGATCGCCAACCATGAACTGATCATTACTGAGATGCACCAAGATGCCGAAATCGCCACTGAGGCCGGTGATATTGGTACCGCCGATCTCTACACCCGCTTGGTGCAAACTCACCAAAAACATCGCTGGTTCCTCAAGGAGTTCTTGGCTAAGGGTGATGGTTTGGTCAGTTAG
- a CDS encoding cation:proton antiporter: MNIHSPVFIFMVLLAVILVIPPLFERLQLPGLVGLLLAGVLLGPNGLQFLEHDSDTIKLLSGIGKVYLMFVAGLEIDLSHFHRTRDRSLLFGTLTFMIPLATGFTIGRWFGFDWNGSLLIGSLLASHTLLAYPIVRQLGVVHNEAVIITVGATIFTDTAALMVLAICVSINRGEFTVLSLFSQFIALGLYCFLLLWGFDRIGKELFRRSGDAQGNQFLFILLTLLIASISAQIIGIEQIVGAFLAGLAVNDVLEDSPVKEKVEFIGGVLFIPCFFVDMGLLIDIPAFVKTLASIGITVAIVMGLIGSKFIAAWLAARWYRYTSMEMLTMWSLSLPQVAATLAATLVGFQEGILTHDILNSVLVLMVVTSILGPMITARTASRLPIPQPEQEEIEELATWWNGHEDPQPHTFTVVVPIHNPQTQRPLLELAALLAHHEAGRVVAVAVIPCQVHMNDPHLDTKLRRSGKLLRRAAELAAPYNVETTTAIRIDEDIALGISRFSREQEASLIVLGWSESSSWRTQLFGSIIDRVLWSSPCPVAITRLLDDPENIRSILVPTRDLSPRTLRIISFAQALGSASEAKVMLLHVALPNTPYEQMAQFEENLRQILQETKGASPLNLHIKTVASSDIPTAILEEAALYDLVLMRSIRRGTAGGLAVSDITTQVIQRLQTSIILFGEPPRLS; the protein is encoded by the coding sequence ATGAACATCCACAGCCCCGTTTTTATTTTTATGGTTCTTTTGGCCGTTATTTTAGTCATTCCGCCGCTGTTTGAGCGGCTGCAGCTACCGGGACTAGTGGGGCTGCTGTTGGCGGGGGTGCTCCTTGGGCCAAATGGGCTACAGTTCCTAGAACACGACAGCGACACCATCAAACTGCTCTCCGGCATTGGCAAAGTCTATTTAATGTTTGTGGCGGGGCTAGAAATTGATCTGAGCCATTTTCACAGAACTCGCGATCGCTCCCTGTTATTCGGGACCTTGACCTTCATGATCCCCCTGGCAACCGGATTCACCATTGGTCGCTGGTTTGGTTTTGACTGGAATGGCTCGCTCCTCATTGGCTCGCTGCTGGCTTCCCATACCCTTCTGGCCTATCCAATTGTGCGGCAGTTGGGGGTTGTCCACAATGAAGCCGTGATTATCACGGTTGGCGCAACCATTTTTACCGATACGGCGGCGCTGATGGTGCTGGCCATCTGTGTGAGCATCAACCGCGGTGAGTTTACGGTATTGAGTCTCTTCAGCCAATTCATTGCCCTGGGTCTGTATTGCTTTCTGCTTCTGTGGGGGTTTGACCGCATTGGTAAGGAGCTTTTCCGGCGATCGGGCGATGCGCAGGGGAACCAATTTCTTTTCATTCTTTTGACATTATTGATTGCTTCCATCAGCGCCCAAATTATTGGCATCGAGCAGATTGTCGGTGCCTTTTTAGCCGGTTTAGCCGTCAATGATGTCCTGGAGGACAGCCCTGTCAAGGAAAAAGTGGAGTTCATCGGCGGTGTCCTCTTTATCCCCTGCTTTTTTGTGGACATGGGGCTACTCATTGACATTCCTGCCTTTGTCAAGACCCTCGCCTCCATTGGCATTACCGTTGCAATCGTCATGGGTCTCATTGGCAGCAAGTTCATTGCGGCTTGGCTTGCTGCCCGCTGGTATCGCTACACCTCAATGGAAATGTTGACAATGTGGTCGCTGTCTTTGCCTCAGGTGGCGGCCACCTTAGCGGCAACCCTAGTCGGCTTCCAGGAGGGAATCCTCACCCATGACATTCTCAATAGTGTGCTGGTGCTAATGGTGGTGACCTCAATTCTTGGCCCGATGATTACAGCACGCACTGCCAGTCGGCTGCCAATTCCCCAGCCCGAGCAGGAGGAGATTGAGGAACTGGCAACGTGGTGGAACGGCCACGAGGATCCCCAGCCCCACACCTTTACCGTTGTCGTCCCCATCCACAATCCTCAAACCCAACGCCCCCTCCTGGAATTGGCAGCCCTGTTGGCCCATCATGAGGCGGGGCGGGTTGTGGCCGTTGCGGTTATCCCTTGCCAAGTGCACATGAATGATCCCCACCTCGATACCAAGCTCCGTCGCTCTGGCAAACTGCTGCGCCGCGCCGCTGAACTGGCTGCACCCTACAACGTCGAGACAACCACTGCCATCCGTATTGATGAGGACATTGCCCTTGGCATTAGTCGCTTTAGTCGTGAACAGGAGGCGAGTCTCATTGTCTTGGGCTGGTCGGAAAGCAGTAGCTGGCGCACCCAGCTCTTTGGCAGCATCATTGACCGTGTCCTCTGGTCAAGTCCTTGTCCTGTGGCCATTACGCGCCTATTGGACGACCCGGAGAATATCCGTTCAATTTTGGTGCCAACGCGGGATCTCAGCCCAAGAACCCTACGGATTATTAGTTTTGCCCAAGCCCTCGGCAGTGCCAGTGAAGCCAAGGTGATGCTGCTGCACGTGGCCTTGCCCAACACGCCCTATGAACAAATGGCCCAGTTTGAGGAGAATTTGCGCCAGATTTTACAGGAAACCAAAGGCGCAAGTCCCCTGAACCTGCACATTAAAACCGTTGCCAGCAGTGATATTCCCACTGCCATCCTCGAGGAAGCCGCACTCTATGACTTGGTTTTAATGCGTTCGATTCGGCGCGGCACAGCAGGTGGGCTGGCGGTCAGTGACATCACCACCCAAGTGATCCAACGGCTGCAAACTTCAATTATCCTCTTTGGCGAACCGCCCCGCCTCAGCTAA
- a CDS encoding endonuclease MutS2, whose translation MSALDKSLGRLEWPRLCQQLATFASTKRGMRQLQGGDILGGTQAASQVLLAQTAEVIALETVHQVRLDFSQVTDIEPALARLDHQGCLQGTELLAIAHLLSTARQQRRQIEEHGQLSELQQLVAGVRTYPEVTQEIYRCITDQGQVSDRASPELAQIRQQQRQCRAQIQQQLQQILQQRAGAIQEPVVTQRRDRYVLAVKATHKDQIVGIVHDLSASGATLYIEPQETIDLQNRLQQLAHQEAEVERAICQALSDQLATISDDLWYLLDVLTTLDVAVARARYSLWLQGNPPQFVSQTRLHLKALRHPLLVWQEHHEQGQPVVPIDIELQPATKVVTITGPNTGGKTATLKTLGLAALMAKAGLYVPAAAPVELPWFTGIWADIGDEQSLTQNLSTFSSHICNIRDILTELEVTGGNTLVLLDEVGAGTDPSEGTALAIALLRYLAEHASLTFATTHYGELKALKYQDSRFENASVEFDEETLAPTYRLLWGIPGQSNALAIAQRLGLYPSIVEEAKALLSKDSNSVNEMIMGLVAQRQAQEAKTTAAATLLRDTEALYQEIATRAQELRQRQQQLRQQQEEQVRTALHQAQQEIAKIIAQLQRANSPEQVQAAQTALAQIENNYLPPPQPAGFIPQPGDRVRLRQWQQVGEVLSVSQQGDIVVQVGAVKFTVPPHAVESLQGEPVHLPSKPKPSSAPSPPTARTTVLAIRTEDRTLDLRGKRTHEAEPLLEEFLNRQQGTVWIIHGHGSGALRRFVHQFLDQHPSVQSYHLAPPEEGGRGVTIAQL comes from the coding sequence ATGAGTGCCCTTGATAAATCCCTAGGGCGTCTGGAGTGGCCGCGTCTGTGTCAGCAGTTGGCAACGTTTGCTTCGACAAAGCGGGGGATGCGTCAGCTTCAAGGGGGAGACATCCTAGGGGGTACCCAAGCGGCCAGTCAAGTGCTGTTGGCGCAAACTGCCGAGGTGATTGCCCTAGAAACGGTACACCAAGTGCGCTTAGATTTCAGCCAAGTCACGGATATTGAACCTGCCCTTGCGCGACTGGATCATCAGGGCTGTTTACAAGGCACGGAATTGCTGGCGATCGCCCACCTGTTAAGTACTGCACGGCAACAGCGGCGTCAAATTGAGGAGCACGGGCAACTCAGTGAACTCCAACAATTGGTGGCCGGTGTCCGCACCTATCCTGAGGTGACGCAGGAAATCTACCGCTGCATTACCGATCAAGGTCAAGTGAGCGATCGCGCCAGTCCTGAATTGGCTCAGATCCGCCAGCAGCAACGGCAATGCCGCGCCCAGATTCAGCAGCAGCTTCAGCAGATTCTTCAGCAGCGAGCAGGAGCGATTCAAGAGCCAGTGGTTACCCAACGGCGCGATCGCTATGTGTTGGCGGTCAAAGCCACCCATAAAGACCAGATTGTGGGCATTGTCCACGATCTCTCCGCCAGTGGAGCCACACTCTACATTGAGCCACAGGAAACCATTGACCTGCAAAACCGCCTGCAACAACTGGCCCATCAGGAGGCGGAGGTCGAACGCGCCATTTGCCAAGCCCTTTCGGATCAGTTGGCCACGATTAGTGATGATCTGTGGTATCTACTGGATGTGCTGACCACCCTCGATGTGGCCGTTGCCCGTGCCCGCTATAGCCTCTGGTTGCAGGGAAACCCACCGCAGTTTGTGAGTCAGACGCGGCTGCACCTGAAGGCCTTGCGTCATCCCCTCCTGGTGTGGCAGGAACACCATGAACAGGGTCAGCCAGTGGTCCCCATTGACATTGAATTACAGCCCGCCACAAAGGTGGTGACCATTACAGGTCCGAATACAGGGGGGAAAACGGCAACCCTAAAAACATTGGGATTGGCCGCCCTCATGGCCAAGGCAGGGTTGTATGTGCCAGCGGCAGCACCCGTGGAGTTGCCTTGGTTTACGGGCATTTGGGCAGACATTGGTGATGAGCAGTCCCTGACTCAAAACCTGTCCACATTTTCTAGCCATATCTGCAATATCCGCGATATTCTCACGGAGCTGGAGGTCACAGGGGGCAATACACTGGTGCTTCTAGATGAAGTGGGGGCAGGCACGGATCCCAGTGAAGGCACAGCCCTGGCGATCGCCCTGTTACGCTATCTGGCAGAGCACGCCAGTCTCACCTTTGCCACCACCCACTATGGTGAGCTCAAGGCCCTCAAGTACCAAGACAGCCGCTTTGAAAATGCCTCCGTTGAGTTTGATGAGGAGACGCTAGCCCCCACCTATCGGTTGCTGTGGGGCATTCCAGGACAATCCAATGCCCTGGCGATCGCCCAACGGTTGGGGCTATATCCCAGCATTGTTGAGGAGGCCAAGGCCCTGCTCAGCAAAGATAGCAACAGTGTCAATGAGATGATCATGGGTCTGGTGGCCCAGCGCCAAGCCCAGGAGGCCAAAACCACAGCGGCAGCGACCCTGCTGCGCGATACCGAAGCCCTCTACCAGGAAATTGCCACGAGGGCGCAGGAACTACGACAGCGACAGCAGCAGTTACGTCAGCAACAGGAGGAACAGGTACGCACTGCCCTCCATCAAGCTCAGCAGGAAATTGCCAAAATCATTGCCCAACTGCAACGTGCCAACAGTCCTGAACAGGTACAAGCGGCTCAAACGGCCTTGGCGCAGATTGAAAACAACTACCTACCACCCCCCCAGCCCGCTGGCTTTATTCCTCAACCGGGCGATCGCGTGCGTTTACGCCAATGGCAACAGGTGGGTGAAGTCCTCAGCGTCAGCCAGCAGGGAGATATTGTCGTCCAAGTGGGTGCCGTGAAATTTACGGTGCCGCCCCACGCCGTAGAATCCCTTCAGGGGGAACCGGTACACCTGCCGTCTAAGCCCAAGCCTAGCTCAGCTCCCTCCCCACCAACTGCTCGCACAACGGTACTGGCCATCCGCACCGAGGACCGAACCCTGGATCTGCGGGGCAAGCGTACCCATGAGGCGGAACCTCTCCTAGAGGAATTCCTCAACCGCCAGCAGGGAACCGTTTGGATTATCCACGGCCACGGCAGTGGCGCCCTCCGCCGGTTTGTGCATCAATTTTTAGATCAGCACCCCAGCGTTCAAAGCTATCACCTTGCGCCTCCTGAAGAGGGTGGCCGAGGGGTAACAATTGCGCAGTTATAG
- a CDS encoding protein IsiD produces MQATHHYSQEYINHLTPQDVAALARRLEEDDYDTPFAALEDWHLLRAIAFHRPELVEPYLYLLDLEAFDES; encoded by the coding sequence ATGCAAGCAACACATCACTACTCTCAGGAATATATCAACCATCTAACCCCCCAAGATGTGGCGGCCTTGGCACGGCGGCTTGAGGAGGATGACTACGACACCCCCTTTGCCGCCCTTGAAGACTGGCACCTCCTGCGTGCCATTGCCTTTCACCGACCGGAGTTGGTGGAGCCCTATCTGTATCTTTTGGATTTAGAGGCCTTTGACGAGTCCTAG
- the coaBC gene encoding bifunctional phosphopantothenoylcysteine decarboxylase/phosphopantothenate--cysteine ligase CoaBC codes for MTSPRTVPHLLVGVGGGIAAYKICDVISTQVKAGWQVSAILSETASQFITPLTLSTLCRRSVLTDADFWHPQAPRPLHIELAETATLMLIAPLTANTLAKLVLGLADNLLTSTVLASQMPILVAPAMNTTMWEQPTVQAHWQQLQQQPRYHSLPPAYGHLACDTVGVGRMAQTQEIIAYLDSLAYTHGKRDLAGKHLLITAGGTREYWDAVRFIGNPATGKMGIALARAALHRGAKVTLIHGAIAEPIPAQVRAIEAMSGEAMFKAVLEVWPEADWLVMAAAVGDVRPAQQWSGKLPKSALPTALPLSPVPDILQAAAQMRRPHQRLIGFAAQTGDVVAPAQEKLKRKGLDLIVANAVDQADCGFGTTENAAVVLDCQGRSRHLAKVPKLILAHQIFDIVQEWLP; via the coding sequence TTGACGAGTCCTAGAACAGTTCCCCATTTGCTGGTGGGGGTGGGGGGTGGCATTGCTGCCTATAAAATCTGCGATGTGATCTCCACGCAGGTGAAAGCGGGGTGGCAGGTTTCTGCCATCCTTTCGGAGACTGCTTCGCAGTTCATTACCCCTTTGACCCTTTCAACCCTGTGCCGGCGATCGGTACTCACGGATGCGGATTTTTGGCATCCCCAAGCGCCACGCCCACTGCATATTGAGCTGGCGGAAACGGCAACCCTGATGTTAATTGCTCCGCTGACAGCTAATACATTGGCAAAATTGGTGTTGGGTTTGGCGGACAACCTACTGACCAGTACCGTGCTGGCCTCCCAAATGCCGATCTTGGTGGCACCGGCCATGAACACCACCATGTGGGAGCAACCGACGGTGCAAGCCCATTGGCAACAACTGCAACAACAGCCCCGGTATCATTCCTTACCCCCCGCCTATGGCCACTTGGCCTGTGACACTGTCGGTGTGGGGCGAATGGCACAAACGCAGGAAATCATTGCCTATTTAGATTCTTTGGCCTACACCCACGGCAAGCGAGACTTAGCTGGGAAGCATCTGCTGATTACCGCCGGGGGCACCCGTGAATATTGGGATGCGGTGCGCTTTATCGGTAATCCGGCAACGGGAAAAATGGGGATCGCTCTGGCAAGGGCAGCCCTGCACCGCGGGGCAAAGGTGACGTTGATTCATGGGGCGATCGCCGAGCCAATCCCAGCACAGGTACGCGCTATTGAAGCAATGAGTGGCGAAGCAATGTTCAAGGCCGTCTTAGAGGTGTGGCCAGAGGCAGATTGGCTGGTGATGGCTGCCGCCGTTGGCGATGTTCGCCCGGCTCAGCAGTGGTCGGGAAAGCTGCCCAAATCGGCGTTGCCTACGGCCTTACCCCTGAGTCCAGTGCCCGATATTTTGCAAGCGGCGGCTCAAATGCGTCGGCCCCACCAACGTCTGATTGGTTTTGCCGCCCAAACGGGGGACGTTGTCGCCCCTGCCCAGGAAAAGCTCAAACGCAAGGGCTTGGATTTGATTGTTGCCAACGCAGTAGATCAAGCGGATTGTGGTTTTGGCACCACTGAAAACGCCGCGGTCGTCCTGGATTGTCAGGGGCGATCGCGCCATTTGGCCAAGGTACCCAAGTTAATTCTGGCCCACCAAATTTTTGACATTGTCCAAGAATGGCTGCCATGA
- the asnS gene encoding asparagine--tRNA ligase codes for MQQRIKDILHQGQVGDRITVKGWVRTKRELKECTFVNLNDGSTLAGLQVVIPNTVAAATPTMKDLTTGAAAEFTGELVRSPGKNQAIELHAEEIHLWGTADPETYPLQKKRHSFEFLRTIAHLRPRTNTLGAVMRVRNACATAIHQFFQERGFLWVHTPIITASDCEGAGELFTVTTLDLTQPPKTPEGKIDFSQDFFGRRAYLTVSGQLEAEIMATAFTNVYTFGPTFRAENSNTSRHLAEFWMVEPEMAFCDLRGDMELAEAFLQFVFRYVLDHCPEDMAFFQERIDHSVMATAEQMATQPFAHLSYSEAIQVLEKSGRAFEFPVAWGLDLQSEHERYLAEEYCQRPVIVYDYPAAIKAFYMRLNDDGKTVAAMDILAPKIGEIIGGSQREERFDVLQERIVTQGLDPAPYWWYLDLRRYGSVPHAGFGLGFERLVQFMTGMDNIRDVIPFPRTPGNAEF; via the coding sequence ATGCAGCAGCGGATTAAGGACATTCTTCACCAAGGTCAAGTGGGCGATCGCATCACGGTCAAAGGCTGGGTGCGCACCAAACGCGAACTCAAGGAATGCACCTTTGTCAACCTCAACGATGGTTCAACCCTAGCCGGCTTGCAGGTGGTTATTCCCAACACAGTGGCAGCAGCAACACCAACCATGAAAGACCTGACCACAGGGGCTGCCGCAGAATTCACAGGCGAGCTGGTGCGCTCCCCTGGCAAAAACCAAGCCATTGAACTCCATGCCGAGGAGATTCACCTTTGGGGCACTGCCGATCCAGAAACCTATCCCCTGCAAAAGAAACGCCACAGTTTTGAATTTCTACGCACCATTGCTCATCTGCGACCACGAACCAATACCCTAGGCGCTGTGATGCGAGTGCGCAATGCCTGTGCCACTGCCATTCACCAGTTCTTTCAGGAGCGGGGATTCCTCTGGGTGCATACCCCCATCATTACCGCTAGTGACTGCGAAGGGGCAGGGGAACTCTTTACCGTCACCACCCTGGATTTGACCCAGCCGCCCAAAACCCCAGAGGGGAAGATTGACTTCAGTCAAGACTTTTTTGGCCGTCGTGCCTACCTCACCGTCAGTGGTCAACTGGAAGCAGAAATTATGGCCACCGCCTTTACCAACGTCTATACCTTTGGCCCCACCTTCCGCGCTGAAAACTCCAACACCTCGCGCCACCTTGCCGAATTTTGGATGGTGGAGCCAGAGATGGCCTTCTGTGACCTCAGGGGGGATATGGAACTGGCGGAGGCCTTTTTGCAGTTTGTCTTTCGCTACGTCCTTGATCACTGCCCAGAGGATATGGCCTTTTTTCAGGAGCGGATTGATCATAGCGTCATGGCAACTGCCGAACAGATGGCCACTCAACCCTTTGCTCACCTCAGCTACAGTGAAGCTATTCAAGTCCTTGAAAAGAGTGGCCGTGCCTTTGAATTTCCGGTGGCTTGGGGGCTAGACCTGCAATCGGAGCATGAGCGCTATCTTGCTGAGGAATACTGCCAGCGCCCCGTCATTGTCTATGATTATCCCGCTGCCATCAAAGCCTTCTATATGCGCCTCAATGACGATGGCAAAACCGTGGCAGCAATGGATATCCTCGCACCCAAAATTGGCGAGATCATTGGTGGCTCTCAGCGGGAAGAACGCTTTGACGTGTTGCAGGAGCGAATTGTGACCCAAGGCCTAGATCCTGCCCCCTACTGGTGGTATTTGGATTTGCGCCGTTATGGCAGTGTCCCCCATGCTGGCTTTGGTCTAGGATTTGAGCGGCTGGTGCAGTTTATGACAGGGATGGACAATATCCGCGATGTCATCCCCTTTCCACGGACGCCGGGCAATGCCGAGTTTTAG